In Haematobia irritans isolate KBUSLIRL chromosome 1, ASM5000362v1, whole genome shotgun sequence, a genomic segment contains:
- the LOC142223679 gene encoding zinc finger protein rotund-like: MIMHGTWYKGPQLAHTHHTASVPASTGDYHQFRSYPSFVVTPYHENSVAFEKSFPSSASTPSLLVDGGSVAAFSGSSSGLVSNHLTVLSPTIKIEQIYGEPLSGGVEDYALNLVDCSVNESGQFKGKPIFKSKVIIMQLKTNAYYRPHFNISMSYPEHSGTGVLSRASHQCKSRRCCQIVFG, encoded by the exons ATGATTATGCATGGTACTTGGTATAAGGGACCACAATTGGCTCATACACACCATACAGCAAGCGTTCCAGCATCTACAGGTGATTACCATCAATTTCGTTCGTATCCATCGTTTGTGGTGACACCATATCACGAAAATTCTGTAGCATTTGAAAAATCCTTTCCGAGTTCAGCTTCAACACCGTCGCTATTGGTAGATGGTGGTAGTGTAGCGGCCTTTAGTGGTAGCAGTAGCGGTCTGGTGTCAAACCATTTGACCGTCTTAAGTCCTACAATAAAAATTGAACAGATCTATGGTGAACCATTGAGTGGAGGCGTTGAGGATTATGCTTTAAATTTGGTCGATTGTTCTGTCAACGAAAGTGGACAATTTAAG GGGAAACCTATATTCAAATCTAAAGTTATCATAATGCAATTGAAGACGAATGCATACTATAGGCCTCATTTCAACATTTCtatgagctatccagaacatagtggcactggtgttctatccagagctTCTCATCAGTGTAAATCGCGtcggtgttgccagattgtatttggataa